The sequence below is a genomic window from Aedes aegypti strain LVP_AGWG unplaced genomic scaffold, AaegL5.0 Primary Assembly AGWG_AaegL5_hic_scaff_622_PBJ_arrow, whole genome shotgun sequence.
tactcaggaaatttctccaaaatttctgAAGACGCTTTATTAAATTCTTCGAAAAAGAACTTCTGGAATccagaaaatctttgaaaagcAAACATTTTAGTAATTATGTTTGAACGGAATTTtgatatgatatgatatgataaAGTCATGCAAGGTGGTTAAACTTTGGAAATCAAATCCAATAGGCGAAGAAATTACAAAACTTCGGTTCGAATAAAGATCAATTGGGCGAATTAGGGGCATATGAGACGAGGcgcaaaaaaatccaataagtaacgcGACTTTCATACGAATCCTCGAAAACATGCCACCGATCGATGGAACTGAAACATccgccgaacaatatagttaagaggtcgaggcgacaaatttttgcttgtctagtgttagtagtgaccaacgctTACAACATCTAGCCCAGGACGTTAGGTAACGATTTGTCGCTTCGATTGCGTTGTttatatggccctctgttagttttccaacttctattcatttctctcgtcgctcgcttgccgATTCTATCCATCATATTCTTTCATTACTTTCCTTGCTTCCCTTCCACTTTGAGAAGTATTGCATTCACCGATAAAAGCCAATAAAAAGCTCATTATGATAATATAACTTATTATTAGCATTCAATTCCTGGAATGCATTAAGAATATTTCGATGAATACCTCGATAAGAAAACCTAGGCAAAATATCGCAATACTAAAATATTAACTAAAATAAATTACCTGTAGCGTATCGTCGTGAAGAATTAAATGAAGTATTCTAAGAAAAAAgagaatacatttgaaaaaaaaacattctatgtgattactgaaaaaaaaatctattgaagtATTACTAAAATATTCCTAGGAATTTAAAATGCTTTTATTGAAATGATTGaagactgaaaaaaatctcaaatttttttagagaaacctGTAGTTGTAATTAGtaaaattcttacaggaatctttgacattttgaaaaatgttcagagTATTACCTGTGAAAATTCCTGATGATTCTTTTCAaatcagaattcactgcaaggagaagggaaatagtgactttaaagaccgttttggttaaaaaagagACCTACTataaaaaatagaaacttttcAGATATTAGTATTAAAATATACACCAAGTCTCTGGAAGTAAAACATCTAGTTAAGTAAATAGGGTCATACAGACTTATCTTTTCTATTATCGTTCCAGTGTCAAGGCCAACGGAGTGGAGATATCTTCCGCACAGTTCATGTTCACGGACAAGAACCATCCAGTGAGGCACGACTTCGAGCACATCGTTGATACCTACTATGGGGAGAATCTGTTCGAAGCTTTGGATTTCAGTTCCTCGAACGAATCGCTACGCGATAGCTACAACTACATCAACAAAGTCGTTTCCGATGCAACCAAAGGACAGATCAAGCGGGCAATCCATCCAACAAATCTTGACCAGGCTCGACTGCTGTTGCTTTCGGTATTGTTCTTCCAGGGAGAATGGACGGTAAGGCATCCTTGATCAACCCTGATCACCTCAACTATCTACATTTCAGTGAACTATCTACCTTTCAGTTCCCGTTCAATCGATCGCACACCAACGAAAGCACTCCTTTCTACGACGAAAACGAACGAATCGTGGCTTCCGTCCCGATGATGTTCCAGAAGGCCATTTTGCCGTTTGCTGCCTTCCGTGAGTTGGAAGCCCAAATCGTAGAACTTCCCTATGGAAGCGATCGTTTTATGAGTATGTTGGTGATTCTTCCGCGGAAAGGTGTGCCCCTTCATGAGGTTGTCCAGAGATTGGCCAACTTTAACATGGAAATGATCTACAAAGAACTCAGACAGGTGGCAGAGGAGTACGAGGACGACGAGGTGGAAGTGTTTCTACCTCGGTTCCAAATTTCCTCTGATTACGTCCTGAAGTCGGTGCTGTTCAATGTGAGATCCTTGTCTTACCATCCCTAATAAGCTTGATTTGACATCACTTCCATTTTATTCGCAGATGGGAATGCGGGAAGCATTCCACACTGGCCTTGCGCAGTTCAACAAGATCGCCAGCGATATCGTCGTGAATGATATTTTCCAGAAGAACAAGATCGTCGTCAACGAGGAGGGAACGACCGCGTCTTCGGTGTCCGGTGCCGTTTTCGTGAACAAAGCCACCCCGCCGAGGTTCATCGCGAATCGGCCGTTTGCGTTCCTGATCGTCGACAAGCGCAACGATCTGATCCTTTTCATGGGTCAGGTGAAGGATCCGAGGACGCTTTGAGGGAGTTGATATTGATTGTATAATAAAGTTGCCACGATCTTAGCATTtttcatcaaatgacaaattaaatcgtacgttctttttatttttgacatAGGATAAAACAAGTGTGTCCCAAATATGCAACAATTGAAACAATGAAGTGTTTGTAGAGCTACTTTAGAGCTACAGAAGTGTCGAAAACGGTGTATACGGTAAACTATGCAAAACGATATCTCAGCTGATAACTGATTTAAGAAGACCGATTGAAATAGTATGCAACCATGGCTGAGAACCGTCCACAAAATTTGCCCATCTCCCACTTGTTCCATGTAAACTAGTTATCTCTGTGTAAATTCTTGAatgaatcactggagaaattcgtgAATTTATTCCCTCTGAGAGAGACTCTGCAGGAATCAATTCGGGATAACTGGAATTCATGATCGAATAACAAATCTTCTTGCACTTGAAAttagaaaattcttgaagtcCATAAGTTTTTTATATGTCTGAATCTTTGCTTCTCGGGGCTATGATAAACGTAAAGAATTGTATAACATTTCCCCCACGGCCACAAATAGGTACAAAGAAAGTTATAACCACATATCAGGTTAGACATTATCTCGTAGATTGGCTACACCTCGCCCGCATAATTCAATACCCGAGCAAAGTTTGagatcaaattgaaaactgaaTTTGATTTTGTGATAGCTAATTGAAAACTCGTTTTGATGACGTTTTTTTCTGCTGATATCAAAACGAGTAATCAATATGTTGCTATGTTGAaacaatgaaacaaaaatttgataacaCAGTCTGATGATGGTTTGCTCTTAAAATACACGAATGAAAACGAGATTATTACCATTAAATTCTGCAGTAGGTTTGTTCTCCATCTAAAAGACCGATAACTAAACTTAGATAACATATGCAGTAATTGATTTGTTTTAAAATGGTTCTGGTGATAGCAGATCggatttcattgttttttctAATGAATACACTATACTAGATCGTTGATTgaacttaaaattttattttattcagttGAACACGTTTCACAACTAAAATCCAATGGATTGTTTCTATCAGAGAAACTGTGCTAAAAGGttaactacagttaactctcgcttactcgatattgaagggaccatcgagttagggaggtatcgagatacagaacagatatttttcaaattttaaacatttaattattttgacaaaacacgtttgaaatagtaatataaatgtgaaatataatacaattttactacatttacctatgtgaaacttttttaacggtcggcaaaaattgaaaattttatcaccCAGGAATAGGCAGTAAACCtcaattttactatcaatttaGGCATAATATTCAAATTCTTGAATTTATTCAACATTTGGAGGTCATttggaactttttgaaaatatcgagttagagaggtaaattcACTTGGGAAACTGgaacagatagcatcgagttagggaacatcgagttagagaggtattgacttacagaggtatcaaagcaagctaaattgaagggaccgcgcattccatcgagttaggggaaatatcgagatacagaatatcgagtaagggagagatgactgtagtatgcaacattttcaaatgttctgtTCAAGAACGCTGATAAAATAAAGTTGGTTTCGTACCTTGCAGCATTAGCTAAGAACATTgtttaaaacaaattcaatttaaaccaaaaaaaaaagattataaaAATGTCCTGGAATTACGAAAATGAATTCACGGTTAATTGTAACGGTTGCAGTTACTGATGACTTTCTGCATCAACCTATTGCATTTAGAAGCAATTTTCCGGGCCAGCAAACTCATatttaacattcaaaaatttaatttgcgATT
It includes:
- the LOC110681257 gene encoding serine protease inhibitor 77Ba-like isoform X2 gives rise to the protein MRIFAFLQRMIKKTAMAASTSGNGMFVWSAVIFALNAIVAGQGPSIDQSTVNNPVQQQMPNAINENFYKGSQNFSLNFFKQVSLTVDNDRNVTTTNIFVSPLSVWTLLALLSEGAEGETLREILEVMSVQDQNLIKHHFKSFQETINVKANGVEISSAQFMFTDKNHPVRHDFEHIVDTYYGENLFEALDFSSSNESLRDSYNYINKVVSDATKGQIKRAIHPTNLDQARLLLLSVLFFQGEWTFPFNRSHTNESTPFYDENERIVASVPMMFQKAILPFAAFRELEAQIVELPYGSDRFMSMLVILPRKGVPLHEVVQRLANFNMEMIYKELRQVAEEYEDDEVEVFLPRFQISSDYVLKSVLFNMGMREAFHTGLAQFNKIASDIVVNDIFQKNKIVVNEEGTTASSVSGAVFVNKATPPRFIANRPFAFLIVDKRNDLILFMGQVKDPRTL
- the LOC110681257 gene encoding serine protease inhibitor 77Ba-like isoform X1; the encoded protein is MRIFAFLQRMIKKTAMAASTSGKGNGMFVWSAVIFALNAIVAGQGPSIDQSTVNNPVQQQMPNAINENFYKGSQNFSLNFFKQVSLTVDNDRNVTTTNIFVSPLSVWTLLALLSEGAEGETLREILEVMSVQDQNLIKHHFKSFQETINVKANGVEISSAQFMFTDKNHPVRHDFEHIVDTYYGENLFEALDFSSSNESLRDSYNYINKVVSDATKGQIKRAIHPTNLDQARLLLLSVLFFQGEWTFPFNRSHTNESTPFYDENERIVASVPMMFQKAILPFAAFRELEAQIVELPYGSDRFMSMLVILPRKGVPLHEVVQRLANFNMEMIYKELRQVAEEYEDDEVEVFLPRFQISSDYVLKSVLFNMGMREAFHTGLAQFNKIASDIVVNDIFQKNKIVVNEEGTTASSVSGAVFVNKATPPRFIANRPFAFLIVDKRNDLILFMGQVKDPRTL